A genomic region of Polynucleobacter necessarius contains the following coding sequences:
- a CDS encoding FimV family protein, whose amino-acid sequence MFRINQLSLVKLLSFILLGWSSLAGAVSLGAPQLQSRPGEPLRVEIPIRVGADEQGALSSLNVAMPNKAAYERLGISQKILDLNPQAMVYRNRQEQLMVLVETVNSVPMTDDPFLDVLVNLNWSSGSLTNQNIHLVIR is encoded by the coding sequence ATGTTTCGCATAAACCAGTTAAGTCTTGTAAAGCTACTTAGCTTTATCTTGCTTGGCTGGTCATCTTTGGCCGGCGCCGTCTCTTTAGGCGCTCCGCAGCTGCAGTCTCGGCCTGGCGAGCCTCTTCGTGTAGAGATTCCGATTCGCGTTGGGGCTGACGAGCAGGGCGCCTTATCTAGTCTAAATGTGGCGATGCCTAACAAGGCAGCTTATGAACGTTTAGGTATCTCCCAGAAGATTCTCGATCTCAATCCGCAGGCGATGGTCTATCGTAATCGTCAAGAGCAGCTGATGGTGTTGGTTGAAACGGTTAACTCCGTACCGATGACTGATGATCCGTTCTTGGATGTGTTGGTTAATCTCAATTGGTCCAGCGGTAGCCTAACTAACCAAAACATTCACCTTGTTATTAGGTGA
- a CDS encoding FimV/HubP family polar landmark protein, with translation MLLGDVQKVTVKPGQTLSEIAAIMAPQLDGATLDQTMMTLYKANPDAFASGSINRLAAGAELAKPSQALLRSIGPAEANQFAAEANEQWRQERGEKGGASADSKAANAKATEASPKDRLKIGSSTDGW, from the coding sequence TTGTTATTAGGTGATGTGCAAAAGGTGACGGTTAAACCCGGACAAACCTTGTCAGAGATTGCTGCCATCATGGCGCCTCAATTAGATGGCGCAACGCTAGATCAAACCATGATGACTTTGTATAAAGCCAACCCAGATGCATTTGCCAGTGGCAGTATTAATCGTCTGGCTGCTGGTGCTGAATTAGCAAAGCCTAGTCAGGCGCTATTACGCTCTATTGGCCCTGCAGAAGCAAACCAATTTGCAGCGGAGGCGAATGAGCAATGGCGCCAAGAGCGCGGTGAAAAAGGTGGCGCTTCCGCAGACTCAAAGGCCGCCAATGCCAAGGCTACTGAAGCTTCACCTAAAGATCGCCTTAAGATTGGTTCGAGTACGGATGGATGGTAA
- a CDS encoding FimV/HubP family polar landmark protein, which produces MPARAKALFEGIDLDLEKPAKEAPPVVAAPVSNPLADTLCVKLNLARAYITIEDYSAAKKSLDEVLRISSSIDPAITIEAQGLLAEISHRNT; this is translated from the coding sequence ATGCCGGCACGAGCCAAAGCCCTGTTTGAAGGCATTGATCTTGATCTGGAAAAACCTGCAAAAGAGGCGCCACCAGTAGTTGCTGCTCCAGTATCCAATCCGCTGGCAGATACTTTGTGCGTCAAACTAAATTTAGCGCGTGCTTACATCACGATTGAAGATTATTCTGCGGCTAAAAAGTCTTTAGATGAGGTGTTGCGTATTAGTAGCTCAATTGATCCAGCAATCACCATCGAAGCGCAGGGCTTGTTGGCAGAGATCTCGCATCGCAATACCTAG
- the truA gene encoding tRNA pseudouridine(38-40) synthase TruA, whose protein sequence is MMRIALGLQYDGSLYSGWQTQVNHNTVQDELEKAISAFVGEQACAEQPIHTITAGRTDTGVHALGQVVHFDTNVEREDFSWVRGVNSFLPPSIVVNWTKPVSEEFSARFSAFEREYIYALQAGPYRSPMSHSRAGYLMLPPNQWLDVDAMKKSAECLIGEHDFSSFRSSECQSKTPIKTIYSIEIISEQPWVYFRIRGNAFLHHMIRNVIGCFLQIGQGRQKPEWMTEVLAAKNRQIAAPTFMADGLYLAKITYPEEFAIPQPWLENSWLPAKVLGQQKKEQKK, encoded by the coding sequence ATCATGCGCATAGCCCTGGGCCTTCAATACGATGGCAGTCTGTACTCTGGTTGGCAAACACAGGTCAATCACAACACAGTACAAGACGAATTAGAAAAGGCAATATCCGCTTTTGTCGGCGAGCAGGCTTGCGCAGAGCAGCCCATTCATACGATTACGGCCGGAAGAACTGACACTGGTGTACATGCACTAGGACAAGTCGTTCACTTTGATACCAATGTTGAGCGTGAAGATTTTTCATGGGTGAGGGGGGTGAACTCATTTTTGCCTCCATCGATTGTGGTGAATTGGACAAAGCCTGTGAGTGAAGAATTTAGCGCGCGCTTCTCAGCATTTGAGCGCGAATATATTTATGCACTGCAAGCAGGCCCATACCGATCTCCAATGTCGCATTCACGTGCTGGGTATTTAATGCTGCCGCCAAATCAGTGGCTAGACGTTGATGCTATGAAAAAATCAGCCGAATGCCTCATTGGCGAGCATGACTTTAGCTCCTTCCGCTCATCTGAATGTCAAAGCAAGACACCAATTAAAACAATTTACTCTATCGAAATCATTTCAGAGCAGCCATGGGTCTATTTCAGAATTCGGGGCAATGCTTTTTTACATCACATGATTCGCAATGTCATTGGATGTTTTTTGCAGATCGGTCAAGGTAGGCAGAAGCCGGAGTGGATGACAGAAGTTTTGGCCGCCAAGAATAGGCAAATCGCTGCACCCACGTTTATGGCAGATGGGCTGTATTTGGCCAAAATAACCTACCCAGAGGAATTCGCCATCCCGCAGCCTTGGCTTGAAAACTCTTGGCTACCCGCCAAAGTCCTCGGGCAACAAAAGAAAGAACAAAAGAAATAA